A window of the Deinococcus aquiradiocola genome harbors these coding sequences:
- a CDS encoding rhodanese-like domain-containing protein codes for MMQDIFANEVGRWQGRGALVIDVREPAEYAAGHLPGAVNLPLASLTLTTEISASPLIVVCASGGRSARAAGLLTRAGHPEVANLLGGTLGWLRENRPVEFSDADDRH; via the coding sequence ATGATGCAGGACATCTTCGCGAACGAAGTGGGCCGGTGGCAGGGGCGCGGCGCGCTCGTCATCGACGTGCGTGAACCGGCGGAGTACGCCGCTGGACACCTGCCCGGAGCAGTCAATCTGCCGCTCGCCAGCCTGACGCTGACCACGGAAATCAGCGCCTCACCGCTGATCGTCGTCTGCGCCAGCGGTGGCCGCAGCGCCCGCGCCGCCGGCCTGCTCACACGGGCCGGACACCCCGAGGTCGCCAACCTGCTCGGCGGCACCCTGGGCTGGCTGAGGGAGAACCGCCCGGTC
- a CDS encoding rhodanese-like domain-containing protein: protein MLRWLRGLLGGGADGVNVSPTEAHELTSGGALLLDVRSKGERQATLIPGSRHVPLEQLAGQLKQLPKDRVIVCQCASGHRSGIAARQLRAEGFDARSLSGGITAWKNAGLPVRKG, encoded by the coding sequence ATGCTCAGATGGCTCAGGGGACTGCTGGGAGGGGGTGCTGACGGCGTCAACGTCTCGCCCACCGAGGCACATGAACTGACCAGTGGCGGCGCTCTGCTGCTCGACGTGCGTTCGAAAGGGGAGAGGCAGGCCACCCTGATCCCCGGCAGCAGGCACGTCCCGCTCGAACAGCTCGCCGGGCAGCTCAAGCAGCTTCCGAAGGACCGCGTGATCGTCTGCCAGTGCGCCAGTGGACACCGCTCCGGCATTGCGGCGCGGCAGCTGCGCGCAGAGGGCTTCGACGCCCGCAGCCTGTCGGGCGGCATCACCGCATGGAAGAACGCCGGTCTTCCCGTCAGGAAGGGATGA